The DNA segment GTTAAAAATGGCAATATCATGAATAGCTAGATCCCACAAAGCATCAACATCTTGCCGGACTGGCCCTAAATGAGTGCGTGTAGCATAGCCATAGCGTAAATGACCTAATGTACCTGCCTGAACTACACTTTGTCCTTGTTCAACCGCTGGATGAAATAAATAAGTATGGTCAACCATCAGCACTAAATGCTGTTGTTCTGCCATGTGGCAAAGTTCCAGACATTCTACTGGGTCTAGAGTTAAAGGTTTTTCTGCCAAAACATGGTATCCCAGATTCAGCGCCTCTTTAATTAAAGCATAGTGGGTTGTAGCGGGAGTGGCGATCGCTACTGCTGTCAGCCCCGCTATTTGCCCTAAAGCTTGCCACTGAGTAGTCAATAATATATTTTCATCTAAATTAAACTGTTGCTTAACTGCTGCCAATCTTTCTGCTTGGGGGTCTACTACCGCTACGACACTCACTTGAGGATGTGCTAAAAAATTCCGCAGTAGATGTACTCCCCAGCGTCCCACACCAATAACAGCGATTTTCATTTAATTAATTAGTTATTAGTTATTTAATTAGGACTTACGCAAGAACTCTGGTGAAACCTTCTTTTCTTTGTGTTCTTTGTGTCCTTTGCGGTATGCGCTTCGCGCACGCTTCGCGAACGTTCTTCATAATTTTGCGTAAGTCCTGTTAATAATTAATAGTTTAAGGGTCAGGGAGTTGGAAAAGAAATAAGGGAAGTGATTATCTTGAGTAATCACTTCCTTCCAGCAGTCAAGAATTATGTTCTTATGTCCAATTGGCTGGTTTTCGTGGGTCGTTTTTTATGGGCAATTGCTTAATATTTGGGGAATAAAGCTGATTTCCGTTTCAAGAAC comes from the Nodularia sp. NIES-3585 genome and includes:
- a CDS encoding Gfo/Idh/MocA family protein; translation: MKIAVIGVGRWGVHLLRNFLAHPQVSVVAVVDPQAERLAAVKQQFNLDENILLTTQWQALGQIAGLTAVAIATPATTHYALIKEALNLGYHVLAEKPLTLDPVECLELCHMAEQQHLVLMVDHTYLFHPAVEQGQSVVQAGTLGHLRYGYATRTHLGPVRQDVDALWDLAIHDIAIFNNWLGQIPIKVQATGTVWLQGQGSREWGVGNGLADLVWVTLTYPDGFQAYIHLCWGNPDKQRRLAVVGSRGCLVFDEMSTSSPLTLLHGEFERQGNQFLPVNQKPEVLELKTGEPLQRVCDRFIVSMIQNTAPDISSGWVGTTLVQILSGLTASLNQGGQPVILKINGS